The sequence below is a genomic window from Chloroflexota bacterium.
CGCTCCCTGCGAGATCGCTGACTGCGTCGTCGGTGTGTGGGCGGGCGGGCTGACAGCGTCGTCTGCACTCGCTGCCGAGCCGCGATACCGCCACACTGCCTACGATAGCGCGGCGGCGAGTAGTCCTGCCGCCAGCGGACCGGCCAGTACGGTATCGTGGGGCGACAGGGAGTGCGGATTCAATGCGGAGCTTTCTCCTGGCAGCCGCGGCGTCGGTCGTCGGGCCGGTCCTGTTCGGGCTGGCGGTGGCAGGGCGCCTGTTCCCCGGCGACTGGTTCTGGATCGTCACGCCGTTCGGGCTGCTCCCGCTGACCGGCGTCGCGGCCGGGTTCGCCGTACGCGCGGCCGGCGGACGCCCCCGGCCGATCCTCGCGGCGCTCGGGGTGCCGTGCGGCATCGCCGTCGGGTGGATCGTCGGGCTGCTGGTGACGCTGCCGCTCGATCCAGGCCAGGAGACGGCGATGACGCTCTTCTTCGCCCTGCTCTCGACGTTCGCGCTGCCGTGGTGGCTGCTGCCACTCGCCATCGGGATGGCGCTCTCCTGGGCCATCGCGCGGGGCGGCTGGCGGCGCGACCCTGGCTACGTCTGAGCCAGCGCCGCGGTGGAATCTGCCAGGCGCGGTGCAGAGGTAACCTCACCCCCCGGCCCGCCGCGCGCCCGTTCCCGCTATAGTGCCCCCACACCCGGGCAAGGCCAGCCTGCCCCAGGGGAGGGGTTCCAGCGATGTCGGTGACCATCAGTCTGGCCGGCAAGGTGGCGCTGATCACCGGCGCGGCGACCGGCATCGGCCGGGCCAGTGCGCTGCTCTTTGCCGCTGCTGACGCCAGGGTGGCCCTGGTAGACGTGCGCGCTGACGCCCTGGCGGAGACCGTCGCCCAGGTGCAGGGCGCGTTCGGCGAAGACGCGGCGCTCAGCATCCCGGCCGATCTCGCCGATCCGGACGCCTGCGCCGAGGTCGTCGCGCGGACTGTCGCGCACTTCGGGCGACTGGACATCCTGTTCAACAACGCCGGCGTCGGCACCATCGTCGTGGGCGGCACCGTCGAGTCGATCCCAGTTGAGCACTGGGATCTGGCGCTCGACGTGAACGTCCGTGCGATGTACCTGCTCAGTCAGGCGGCCGTCCCACACCTGCGCGCGGCCGGCGGCGGCTCGATCGTCAACACCTCGTCGGTCTCCGCGCTGACCGCCTCAAGGAGCCGCCCCACGCACGCCTACGCCGCTGCGAAGGGCGCGGTGCTGGCGCTGACCCGCGCGATGGCCGTCTCCTACGGACGCGACCGCATCCGCGTGAACGCGATCTGCCCGGGCCTGATTCGCAGCCGCCTGACCGCCGACATCGTCGAGGCGGCCGAGCTTGCCGCCGCCGAGGACGACGGTATCCCGATCGGCCGGGTGGGCGAGCCGGAAGACATCGCCAGGACGGCGCTCTTCCTGGCGGCGGACGTGTCCGGCTTCATCACCGGCACGCACCTGGTCGTGGACGGCGGTGCGACCGCCCTGGCGACGTAGCCTGGCGACATCGCAGGCCCACCGATGACCGGCGGCGCTGGAGCCGCTCACGAGCGACGAGGAGGCGCGATATGGGCAGGGTGCAGGAGAAGGTAGCCGTCGTGACGGGGGCCGGCAACGGCATCGGTCAGGCGATTGCGCTGCGGCTGGCCGAGGAGGGCGCCCGGCTCGTCTGCGGCGACATCGACGGCGCGGCCATCGAGCGGACGGTCAGCAGTGTCATGCACGCGGGCGGGACC
It includes:
- a CDS encoding SDR family oxidoreductase gives rise to the protein MTISLAGKVALITGAATGIGRASALLFAAADARVALVDVRADALAETVAQVQGAFGEDAALSIPADLADPDACAEVVARTVAHFGRLDILFNNAGVGTIVVGGTVESIPVEHWDLALDVNVRAMYLLSQAAVPHLRAAGGGSIVNTSSVSALTASRSRPTHAYAAAKGAVLALTRAMAVSYGRDRIRVNAICPGLIRSRLTADIVEAAELAAAEDDGIPIGRVGEPEDIARTALFLAADVSGFITGTHLVVDGGATALAT